A portion of the Methanosphaera cuniculi genome contains these proteins:
- a CDS encoding zinc ribbon domain-containing protein codes for MKCPECGAENNDNSERCNVCNAILPASKSQNHQEYREIKFKSKYFATILSAVIGFFFIFDGVGQLYLGFYKRFGVECGISIVLNLISYYVVFFISMTIGMILYILPLIWLIYTTYDTYKCADALTTGRSIPLLFGRDIQ; via the coding sequence ATGAAATGTCCCGAATGTGGTGCAGAAAATAACGATAATTCAGAACGATGTAATGTATGTAATGCAATACTTCCAGCATCTAAGTCTCAAAATCATCAAGAATATAGAGAAATTAAATTTAAAAGTAAATACTTTGCAACAATACTCTCAGCTGTCATAGGATTTTTCTTTATATTTGATGGTGTAGGACAATTATATCTTGGATTTTATAAAAGATTTGGAGTTGAATGTGGAATATCAATTGTATTAAATCTTATATCATATTATGTTGTATTTTTCATAAGTATGACTATTGGAATGATACTTTATATTTTACCATTAATATGGCTTATCTACACAACTTATGATACATATAAATGTGCTGATGCACTTACTACAGGACGATCAATACCACTATTATTTGGTCGTGACATACAATAA
- a CDS encoding class I SAM-dependent methyltransferase, translating into MNMKWNAKKYTDKFNIITKYGEDMLDLIDIKNDHMSCIDLGCGDGKLTQKLENMGLKTIGIDESEDQIKQACKLHPNLTFKQDNAVTFKVNPVDVIFSSAVFHWINQDKQQEMIQNIYNNLKDDGQFIFELGGSDNTRQIHEALHISFKKYNLTYENPFYFPSVSEYTQILENAGFKVRYLINFKRPTLFEGEDGMKQWLEMFLSIPFKNIPEDIKDKIIQNTVEILKPQQYNEGNWYLDYERLRIKAIKE; encoded by the coding sequence ATGAACATGAAATGGAATGCAAAAAAATACACAGATAAATTTAACATAATAACAAAATATGGAGAAGACATGCTAGATTTAATAGATATAAAAAATGATCATATGAGCTGTATAGATCTAGGATGTGGAGATGGAAAACTCACACAAAAACTAGAAAATATGGGACTTAAAACCATAGGAATTGATGAATCAGAAGATCAAATAAAACAAGCATGTAAACTACATCCAAATTTAACATTTAAACAAGATAATGCAGTGACATTTAAAGTAAATCCTGTTGATGTAATATTTTCAAGTGCAGTTTTCCACTGGATAAATCAAGATAAACAACAAGAAATGATACAAAATATATATAATAACCTAAAAGATGATGGACAATTCATATTTGAACTAGGAGGCTCAGATAATACAAGACAAATACATGAAGCACTACACATTTCATTTAAAAAATATAATCTCACATATGAAAATCCATTCTATTTTCCAAGTGTATCAGAATATACACAAATACTTGAAAATGCAGGATTTAAAGTAAGATATCTAATAAATTTTAAAAGACCAACATTATTTGAAGGTGAAGATGGAATGAAACAATGGCTTGAAATGTTTTTAAGTATACCATTTAAAAACATACCAGAAGATATAAAAGATAAAATCATACAAAACACTGTAGAAATACTAAAACCACAACAATATAATGAAGGTAACTGGTATCTTGACTATGAAAGACTAAGAATAAAAGCCATAAAAGAATAA
- a CDS encoding ATP-dependent DNA ligase, with translation MTLQYQKLVEVYEKIGSTASRLQKQDIIAEFLSEIQQTDPEATYDVTLLLQGKIFPPWSEKEIGISTQLIIKALSKLSGTNTKKLEDKLAQIGDLGELTEDVVANNKQQTFFQIPLSVRKVITTLQRTEEFTGSKSQNKKLNQIIELYTSASSLEAKYITRTITERLRIGVGEGTLVDAIAQAYNINKEVIDRAYMLSNDLGEVARRAMQSEELVKELTITPGKPIKPMLAQLSPGIKDSIEELGNVIAETKYDGIRIQIHHTNNETKLFTRRLENVTEALPEIVEYIDIAMPDVDYIIEGEIIATRDGKPISFQHILQRVKRKHDIDKMRNKVPLKLFTFDILYYEKPIAELPLIERRELLEEVITTTDHVNLSTMCVVNPETYQEAEKLFEWSIETNHEGIMLKNADSPYSPGKRGKNMLKYKPVRETLDCVITGATYGKGKRAKFFGSYQLSLYDPETQTYKTLVHAATGMDDEMLESLTKRMEKLVIQQDELNVKIKPEVILEVAFSEIVESSEYETGYSLRFPAIKSVRDDLRLDEVDTTDKLKQIMQIATKE, from the coding sequence ATGACACTACAATACCAGAAACTTGTAGAAGTATATGAAAAAATAGGATCAACAGCGAGTCGTCTTCAAAAACAAGACATAATCGCAGAATTCCTAAGTGAAATACAACAAACAGACCCAGAAGCAACATATGATGTAACACTACTTCTACAAGGAAAAATATTCCCACCATGGAGTGAAAAAGAAATAGGAATTTCAACACAACTCATAATCAAAGCACTATCTAAACTATCAGGAACAAATACTAAGAAACTTGAAGATAAACTAGCACAAATAGGAGATCTAGGTGAGCTAACAGAAGATGTAGTAGCAAACAACAAACAACAAACATTCTTCCAAATACCACTTAGTGTACGAAAAGTAATAACCACACTACAACGAACTGAGGAATTTACAGGAAGCAAATCACAAAATAAAAAATTAAATCAAATCATAGAATTATATACATCAGCCTCCTCACTTGAAGCTAAATACATAACACGAACAATAACAGAAAGACTTAGAATAGGAGTAGGTGAAGGAACATTAGTTGATGCAATAGCACAAGCATACAATATAAACAAAGAAGTAATAGATAGAGCATACATGTTATCAAATGACTTAGGAGAAGTAGCAAGACGTGCAATGCAATCAGAAGAACTTGTAAAAGAACTTACCATAACACCAGGAAAACCAATAAAACCTATGCTAGCACAACTAAGTCCTGGAATTAAAGATAGTATAGAAGAACTAGGAAATGTAATAGCTGAAACCAAGTATGATGGAATAAGAATCCAAATACACCATACAAACAATGAAACCAAACTATTTACCAGACGTCTTGAAAATGTAACAGAAGCACTACCTGAAATAGTAGAATATATTGATATTGCAATGCCAGATGTAGATTATATTATAGAAGGTGAAATAATAGCAACACGTGATGGTAAACCAATATCATTTCAACACATACTACAACGTGTAAAAAGAAAACATGACATAGATAAGATGCGAAATAAAGTTCCACTTAAACTTTTTACATTTGACATATTATATTATGAAAAACCAATAGCAGAATTACCACTTATTGAACGTCGTGAACTACTTGAAGAAGTAATTACAACAACAGATCATGTTAACTTAAGTACAATGTGTGTGGTAAATCCTGAAACATACCAGGAAGCTGAAAAACTATTTGAATGGTCAATAGAAACAAATCATGAAGGAATCATGCTAAAGAATGCTGATAGTCCATATTCACCTGGTAAACGTGGAAAAAATATGCTAAAATATAAGCCTGTACGTGAAACACTAGATTGTGTAATAACAGGTGCAACCTATGGTAAAGGAAAACGAGCAAAGTTCTTCGGCTCATACCAACTATCATTATATGATCCAGAAACACAGACATATAAAACACTTGTACATGCAGCAACTGGAATGGATGATGAAATGCTTGAATCACTCACAAAACGCATGGAAAAACTCGTAATACAACAAGATGAATTAAATGTAAAAATAAAACCAGAAGTAATACTTGAAGTAGCATTTAGTGAAATTGTAGAAAGTAGTGAATATGAAACAGGATACTCACTAAGATTTCCAGCAATAAAATCAGTACGTGATG